In Pseudomonas poae, a single genomic region encodes these proteins:
- a CDS encoding dehydrogenase has product MSTIIMTGGTFGLGEAAAQRLSAIPGNRLILGGRQSRWPLELASLNSVRRFAGHLLDTLGETKIDALVLNAGLSFPTQARTIDGYETTFAVNHLGHYVLLRLLAPALARHATVVLTTSNTHDPMFSPVAPFPYVDASQLAHQALEKTLSGALAFESGFRAYATSKLCNLLTARAFAAVSEARVIAYNPGYIPGTGLGRNLPAGTLPTSSPQLAEAARLRAGQVLADLALGRIVPPAGHLYASLERGELTWPEPSELARREDVAQQLWRDSAQLAGLA; this is encoded by the coding sequence ATGAGCACAATCATCATGACAGGCGGGACTTTCGGGCTAGGGGAGGCGGCAGCACAGCGGCTGAGCGCGATCCCGGGCAACCGGCTCATCCTGGGCGGTCGGCAATCCCGTTGGCCGTTGGAGCTGGCCAGTTTGAACAGTGTCAGGCGTTTCGCCGGGCACCTGCTCGATACCCTGGGCGAAACAAAGATCGATGCCCTGGTATTGAATGCAGGGCTCAGCTTTCCCACGCAGGCTCGCACCATAGACGGTTATGAAACCACGTTTGCGGTCAACCATCTGGGTCATTATGTGCTGCTGCGTCTGCTTGCCCCGGCGTTGGCACGTCACGCGACTGTGGTGCTGACCACCAGCAATACCCATGACCCGATGTTCAGTCCGGTCGCGCCGTTTCCCTATGTCGATGCGAGCCAACTGGCGCACCAGGCCCTTGAAAAAACGCTGTCTGGGGCGCTGGCGTTCGAATCCGGGTTTCGTGCCTATGCCACGTCGAAGTTGTGCAACCTGTTGACGGCGCGTGCTTTCGCGGCGGTGTCCGAGGCCCGCGTGATCGCGTACAACCCTGGGTATATTCCCGGCACCGGCCTTGGGCGAAACCTGCCAGCCGGCACACTGCCGACTTCAAGCCCGCAGCTGGCAGAGGCCGCGCGCCTGCGCGCCGGGCAAGTCCTGGCAGATCTTGCACTGGGGCGCATCGTACCGCCTGCCGGGCATCTGTATGCCTCACTTGAGAGAGGCGAGCTGACGTGGCCCGAGCCTTCTGAACTGGCACGCCGTGAGGATGTTGCGCAGCAACTGTGGCGGGACAGTGCGCAATTGGCCGGGTTGGCGTGA